The proteins below come from a single Ochotona princeps isolate mOchPri1 chromosome 13, mOchPri1.hap1, whole genome shotgun sequence genomic window:
- the GHITM gene encoding growth hormone-inducible transmembrane protein — MLAARLVCLRTLPSRVVHPTFTKASPVVKNSIAKNQWLLTPSREYATKTRIGARRGKTGQELKEAALQPSAEKIFKIDQMGRWFVAGGAAVGLGALCYYGLGMSNEIGAIEKAVIWPQYVKDRIHSTYMYLAGSISLTALSAMAVVRTPVLMNFMTKGSWVTIGASFAAMIGTGMLVQSISYEQSPGPKHLAWMLHSGVMGAVVAPLAMLGGPLLVRAAWYTAGIVGGLSTVAMCAPSEKFLNMGAPLGVGLGLVFASSLGSMFLPPTSVAGATLYSVAVYGGLVLFSMFLLFDTQKVIKRAEVTPMYGAHKYDPINSMLGIYMDTLNIFMRVATMLATGGNRKK, encoded by the exons ATGCTGGCCGCAAGGCTCGTGTGTCTCCggacactgccttccagggttgtCCACCCAACTTTCACCAAGGCTTCTCCTGTTGTGAAGAATTCCATCGCAAAGAACCAGTGGCTCCTCACACCCAGCAGG GAATATGCCACCAAGACCAGGATTGGAGCCCGACGTGGGAAAACTGGCCAAGAACTCAAAGAGGCTGCTTTACAACCGTCCgcggaaaaaatatttaaaa TTGATCAGATGGGAAGATGGTTTGTTGCCGGAGGGGCTGCTGTGGGGCTCGGAGCCTTGTGCTACTACGGCCTGGGCATGTCTAATGAAATTGGAGCCATCGAGAAGGCTGT AATTTGGCCTCAGTATGTGAAGGACAGAATCCACTCCACCTACATGTACCTGGCAGGGAGTATCAGTCTCACGGCTCTGTCTGCCATGGCGGTCGTCAGGACTCCTGTCCTCATGAACTTCATGACCAAGGGCTCCTGGGTG ACCATTGGTGCCAGCTTTGCAGCCATGATTGGAACTGGAATGCTGGTACAGTCCATATCGTATGAGCAGAGCCCAGGACCAAAGCATCTTGCATGGATGCTGCATTCTG GTGTGATGGGTGCAGTGGTGGCTCCCCTGGCAATGCTCGGGGGGCCTCTCCTCGTCAGAGCCGCGTGGTACACCGCTGGCATTGTGGGCGGCCTCTCTACCGTGGCCATGTGCGCACCCAGTGAGAAGTTCCTGAACATGGGCGCCccgctgggagtgggcctgggtcTCGTCTTTGCGTCCTCTCTGG GGTCTATGTTTCTGCCACCCACCTCTGTGGCTGGTGCCACCCTGTACTCGGTGGCCGTGTATGGTGGATTAGTTCTGTTCAGCATGTTCCTTCTGTTTGATACCCAAAAAGTGATCAAACGTGCGGAAGTAACACCAATGTATGGAGCTCACAAATACGATCCCATCAATTC